One Bos indicus isolate NIAB-ARS_2022 breed Sahiwal x Tharparkar chromosome 10, NIAB-ARS_B.indTharparkar_mat_pri_1.0, whole genome shotgun sequence DNA window includes the following coding sequences:
- the LOC109564501 gene encoding olfactory receptor 4N5 codes for MERENSTVVTEFILAGLTQSQDVQLLVFTLVLIFYLIILPGNFLIILTIRSDPSLTAPLYFFLGNLAFLDASYSFIVAPRMLVDFLSEKKVISYTGCITQLFFLHFLGGGEMLLLIVMAFDRYIAICRPLHYSTVMNPRACYALLLAQWLGGFVHSIIQVAFILRLPFCGPNRLDNFFCDVPQVIKLACTDTFVVELLMVFNSGLLTLLCFLGLLASYAVILCRVHGSSSEGKSKALSTCTTHVIIILLMFGPAIFIYTRPFTALSADKVVSFFHTVIFPLMNPVIYTLRNQEVKASMRKILSQYMVC; via the coding sequence ATGGAGAGAGAGAACAGTACTGTGGTAACTGAATTTATCCTTGCTGGTCTGACCCAGTCTCAAGAtgttcagctcctggtcttcacACTAGTCTTAATTTTCTACCTCATCATCCTCCCTGGAAATTTCCTCATCATCCTCACCATCAGGTCAGACCCCAGTCTCACGGCCCCCCTCTACTTCTTCCTGGGCAACCTGGCCTTCCTGGATGCATCCTACTCCTTCATTGTGGCTCCCAGGATGCTGGTGGACTTCCTCTCTGAGAAGAAGGTGATCTCCTATACAGGCTGCATCACTCAGCTCTTCTTCTTGCACTTCCTTGGAGGAGGGGAGATGCTACTCCTAATTGTGATGGCCTTTGACCGCTACATTGCCATCTGTCGTCCTTTACACTATTCGACTGTCATGAACCCTAGAGCCTGCTATGCCTTGCTGTTGGCTCAGTGGCTTGGAGGCTTTGTTCATTCCATTATCCAAGTGGCCTTCATCCTCCGCTTGCCCTTCTGTGGTCCAAACCGACTGGACAACTTCTTCTGTGATGTGCCGCAGGTCATCAAGCTGGCCTGCACTGACACCTTTGTGGTGGAGCTCCTGATGGTCTTCAACAGTGGCCTGCTCACCCTGCTGTGCTTCCTGGGCCTTCTGGCCTCCTATGCAGTCATCCTCTGCCGTGTACATGGCTCCTCCTCTGAGGGGAAGAGCAAGGCGCTGTCCACGTGCACCACTCATGTCATCATTATACTTCTCATGTTTGGGCCTGCCATCTTTATCTACACTCGTCCCTTCACAGCCTTATCAGCAGACAAGGTGGTTTCCTTTTTCCACACAGTGATCTTTCCTTTGATGAATCCTGTGATTTATACCCTTCGCAACCAGGAAGTAAAAGCTTCCATGAGGAAGATATTGAGTCAATACATGGTTTGTTGA